CACGAGAAAGACAATCACGCGGGTGGAACAAATCAACTGCTGGCGGCTTTATCAACTCGCCTCTGGATCATTTCTGGTCGTGAAGAGATTCGAGAATGGGAGAAGGAGTGCAACGAATGCCAAAGAAGAAAAGCTAAAGCTGCAAAACAGATTATGGCTCCCCTCCCACAGATCAGACTTCGATTTTCCTTGATAGCTTTCGCACAGACTGCCGTGGATTATGGTGGACCATTTATCACTGTGCAGGGAAGAAGGACGCGTCGACATACAAGCTCCTTGTGTTTGTTTACCTGCTTGGCAACCAGAGCAGTCCATCTGGAAATGGCCTATGCACTTGACACGGACTCGTTCCTGAATGCTTTCTACAGAATGGTCAATCGCAGGGGGCTTCCAAGAGAGATGTTATCTGACAATGGAGGTAACTTCGTTGGAGGTAATAAGGAGTTAAGCGATTTGGTCAAAGAGCTTGATCAAGACAAGATTGTTAAATCCACCGCTAACCACCTCATTTCGGAGGTGCCCACGAGATTATGATCAAGGGTGCAAAGCGAGCAGTATACGCAATTCTGGGTAATGCAGACATCACAGATGAGGAGTTAATGACGGCATTTACTGGAGCGGAGGCACTTCTGAACTCTAGACCACTGACTTATCAATCAGCTAATCCTGAAGACGACATACCACTGACGCCGAATCATTTCCTCTTTGGTCAGGTTGGAGGAAAATTTGCACCAGAATCAGTAGATGAGACCACATTCAACCCAAAGAAGAGGTGGAGAAGAGTCCAGGAATTAGTTAAACATTTCTGGCATCGTTGGATTCGGGAGTGGTTACCTGCTCTCAACGTCAGAAGAAAGTGGTTAACTGTTGAGCGAGACATTCAAGTTAACGACGTTGTGCTAGTCATGTCACCCAAGACACCACGAGGGCACTGGCCTCTTGGTCGAATTGTCGAAATTTATCCAGGCAAAGATGGACACGTAAGGGTGGCAAAGGTCCAAGTGGGCAGAGAAGAACTCCTTAGACCCATTACCAAGTTATGCCAGCTTGAACTGTCTTAAACGTGCTCAGAGATGATAATAATGAAGATGAAGACTTACAAAGATTTATGATCGTTTACTGTGTTTTAATTATAAGGACAGTCCCCCTTATCCATGGTATTATTGTTGACTTGACATGCTAGGGCATATCAACGACGGGGAGAATGAGCAGGAGACAATTACGATCATTAGTGTGTTAGCAGGAGACAATTACGATGATTAGTGTGTTAGCAGGAGACAATTGCGATCATCAGTGTGTTTAAATAGAATCTTTCTAGACTTTACAGTGTTACGTAATCCTTTTGTCTTAAGATTTGTAATCGTACGTTTTCGCATATATTAGTCAATTATTTAACCTTCTTTGTTCGTTCGCCAAAAATAAGTTTCTCAATTCTATCCTCGACGAGAGTAGTGCAGATCAGATCTTATAGGGCATTTTCGAATCTCGAGGACATTTTCAACTATTACGACATCGTTTCAAAGTTAAGTATTGTTAGGACATCGTTTTTAAAGTTATATTCTCataagacagaataaaatgtttttctgGTAAACAGGTATGGCTCGCACATTAGGCAGACCCTTTACGATTGTTTAAACTCAACGTTACGTCCGTGATGATATTTGACCCACTAAGATActttttccacaaaaatagtaAGATAATAAGTTTTGCTTAAATATAAGTGATTTGGTAAAGACTTTCttccaaataaaagaaaaaggaaattaaagatTGTTGTACTGAGCAATAATCAGTCAAACATTTCATGTTGGATGATTGTGTTCAAAGGTAATAGCTGACATCTGCTTTAACTGCACCCCCCTGAAACACTGGCACCCAAACCCAAAACCTTGTTTTCAGGAAGAGCAATCTATATTCTCTGTAATTAATACCATATTTCTAtctatgatgaaatggtatatgaaatgaatcatatatgaactgcggatatgaaattaagtgaagctatgatcttcgcatttatgaaagcaattcctcacgggaccattggaacccacaaatgaccagctcccaacgtcagtggcttcatagctcagttggttagagcgtcgcaccggaatcgcgaggtcacaggttcaaatcccattgaagttctgaatttttcaggcttctcttcgcaattgcaaaaattgctttcataactgcggagatcatagcttcacttgatttcatatccgcagttcatatacgattcatttcatataccatttcatctttgattcattagaacccacaaatgaccagctcccaatgtcagtggcttcatagctcagttggttagagcgtcgcaccggaatcgcgaggttacgggttcaaaccctgttgaggtcctgaattttttcaggcttctctacgcaattgcaaaaattgctttcataactgcgaagatcatagcttcacttgatatttcTATCCGTAaactaatttgaaaaaatggattttcctCTAGTCTCATGTGGAATTGCCCATCTacggatttttcttttttaccttAAAGCTGTCTTATCGTTCTGTAATATAAAAAGACTTCACTGTGCTGTTCTTGAATTATAAACCCCTAGAGCTGCAatttagggtgtttttagcaggtcataCTGTTCCTATGGTAACCTTTGTATGTCACACAAATGATAACAACGTGTTCACCAATGATTAGCATCAAGTCACTGATAAGGAGTGGTTATAATAACCCACCAAAATCTAACACCTGGAAACTGTTTTTAGCTACCTCAAGAACAGTTCTGGATTAGATTCTGAttgtatacaatgtatgttCTGGTCAACGATTTAAATAAAATGGAAATCACATGTTCCTCAGTCTAACCCCATTAAAATATGCTTCTTCTGTTTGTCAAGCCAGgagaagaacttttccatgtctaaAATTATCAGTGGCGagatttcaagattttggaaactttCATGGCTGCGGTTTGCCCATACTAGGAAGGAGCATGACTTCCTCAAGTCCTTGAAACATGAGCTTTTTATTATCATGAAAACTTCTGGTTGAATGAGCCTGGGACTGAGGGTGAACTTCATTTAAATG
The genomic region above belongs to Montipora capricornis isolate CH-2021 chromosome 5, ASM3666992v2, whole genome shotgun sequence and contains:
- the LOC138048687 gene encoding uncharacterized protein → MIKGAKRAVYAILGNADITDEELMTAFTGAEALLNSRPLTYQSANPEDDIPLTPNHFLFGQVGGKFAPESVDETTFNPKKRWRRVQELVKHFWHRWIREWLPALNVRRKWLTVERDIQVNDVVLVMSPKTPRGHWPLGRIVEIYPGKDGHVRVAKVQVGREELLRPITKLCQLELS